In Drosophila simulans strain w501 chromosome 3R, Prin_Dsim_3.1, whole genome shotgun sequence, a single window of DNA contains:
- the LOC27208741 gene encoding uncharacterized protein LOC27208741: protein MNIPLIVALMWVFGALVHGIPTTRHTNIKCEDKDKSFGEIKECRLKVLGRGIIGANVYYKVKKLPVKTVHVNFSVWKRLSGYHPYLFNTTVDLCHIIKHPNPSNVFFYFYGALRPFINANHSCPFNHDIILKDFVLDDKMFSIVPVHRGNYMFVIKIMANDAWRATVFSYLDINVDKV from the exons ATGAACATCCCACTTATAGTTGCTCTGATGTGGGTTTTCGGTGCTCTGGTACACGGAATACCCACAACTCGACACACAAACATTAAGTGCGAGGATAAGGATAAATCCTTTGGTGAAATAAAAGAGTGTCGATTGAAAGTCCTGGGTCGGGGAATTATTGGAGCTAACGTTTACTACAAAGTAAAGAAGCTACCAGTGAAGACGGTACATGTCAATTTCAGTGTGTGGAAAAGATTGTCCGGCTACCATCCATATCTATTTAATACTACCGTGGATCTTTGCCACATCATAAAGCACCCGAATCCGTCAAATGTATTCTTCTACTTTTATGGGGCACTACGGCCCTTCATCAATGCTAATCACTCTTGTCCGTTCAAC CACGACATCATACTCAAGGATTTCGTTTTGGATGACAAGATGTTCTCAATTGTTCCAGTTCACAGGGGTAACTACATGttcgtaataaaaattatggcTAACGACGCTTGGAGGGCGACTGTTTTTTCTTATTTGGACATAAATGTTGACAAAGTGTAg
- the LOC6729943 gene encoding uncharacterized protein LOC6729943, whose amino-acid sequence MITLMRPIHKWLCFCLIAIIVILGIKTQNANTKYKKISEKPRASEVTGSEDSNSDFLTAEEDREVQDEVPPAYFVESAKCKIPYVDPFASDAMAIFQPQHFETCSNETALVTPIYDISRQRYMLFINESLASIILNSHGGEYNCYYQEITRDREHDSYDKVERKYFTQNYEVPLHVQGLILACHRLGNESDILQSDAYNLIQYRPPPEGLSLEPSKRKASVLMFGIDSLSRINLRRTMPKVYKFLTGDGWFEQQGYNKIGDNTFPNLLAILTGYNPESAIKKVCNWHEDGCLDRTPFIWHYFRNASYLTAYAEDETGMNTFNYVKPGFLEQPTDFYLRPFQKAVESGLNTWKCSDCSMRYCIGRRITSSYVYDMASNFANRFVDERPIWGLFWSNSFSHDSFQMPSKMEDYVLKYLLDFEADGVFDQSIMVFLSDHGSRYGRIMSLPSGFLEERLPSMFIYLPPWFRAQYPEYARALELNRNRLTSNYDLHNTLKHIIELGGTPDGQTLPKAADCPKCQSLFYPVDETRSCEDAGIPEHFCTCVPYKRLDTQWAKSIAPKVIGRINEYLAGRNLSEICSELTLSYIHLTEMKVELDQNFHDDVPRVEVGTYRTMFKVKQNSADFRATVVFNNVTDSVEVDVPTISRLDSYEDDSTCVKDKTDKMYCICTCDIKDD is encoded by the exons ATGATAACCCTAATGCGACCAATTCATAAATGGCTCTGCTTCTGCCTAATTGCAATAATCGTAATACTCGGCATTAAAacccaaaatgcaaatactaaatataagaaaatatcGGAAAAGCCCAGAGCTTCAGAAGTCACAGGATCGGAAGACTCCAATTCCGACTTCCTTACTGCTGAAGAAGATCGAGAAGTACAGGACGAAGTCCCACCCGCATATTTTGTGGAGTCCGCCAAGTGCAAGATCCCGTATGTTGATCCCTTCGCCTCAGATGCAATGGCCATTTTCCAGCCCCAGCACTTTGAGACCTGCTCCAACGAAACCGCACTGGTTACTCCGATCTATGACATCAGTCGGCAGCGATATATGCTCTTCATCAATGAGTCGTTGGCCTCCATAATTCTCAACTCCCATGGGGGGGAGTACAATTGCTATTATCAGGAGATAACGCGGGACCGTGAGCACGACAGTTATGATAA AGTGGAGCGAAAATACTTCACTCAGAACTACGAGGTGCCGCTCCATGTTCAGGGCCTGATCTTGGCCTGCCATCGTCTGGGCAACGAGTCGGACATTTTGCAGAGCGATGCGTATAACCTCATCCAATATAGGCCACCACCCGAAGGACTCTCGCTGGAACCGTCCAAAAGGAAGGCAAGTGTCCTTATGTTCGGCATAGACAGCCTTTCGCGGATCAATTTGCGTAGAACTATGCCGAAGGTCTATAAGTTCCTAACGGGGGACGGGTGGTTCGAGCAGCAAGGATACAACAAG ATAGGCGACAACACCTTCCCCAATCTGTTGGCCATTTTGACAGGCTACAATCCTGAGTCAGCCATTAAGAAGGTGTGCAACTGGCACGAAGATGGATGCCTAGATAGGACGCCTTTTATATGGCACTACTTCCGGAATGCCAGCTACCTCACAGCCTATGCTGAGGATGAGACTGGCATGAATACTTTCAACTACGTGAAACCGGGCTTCCTGGAGCAGCCCACCGACTTCTACTTAAGGCCCTTTCAGAAGGCCGTTGAATCGGGCCTAAATACCTGGAAATGCAGTGACTGCTCGATGAGGTACTGCATCGGCCGGCGGATCACGAGCAGTTACGTCTACGACATGGCCAGTAATTTTGCCAACCGTTTCGTGGATGAGCGACCCATTTGGGGTCTGTTCTGGTCAAACAGTTTCAGCCACGACAGCTTCCAGATGCCCTCGAAAATGGAGGACTATGTGCTTAAGTACCTTCTGGACTTCGAGGCCGATGGTGTGTTCGACCAGAGTATTATGGTGTTCCTCTCGGATCATGGCTCACGCTATGGCAGAATCATGTCCCTGCCCAGTGGATTCCTAGAAGAGCGTCTTCCCTCGATGTTTATCTATTTGCCGCCTTGGTTCCGGGCTCAGTATCCGGAATACGCCAGGGCCCTTGAGCTGAATCGGAATCGGCTTACATCCAACTACGATCTGCACAACACCCTGAAACACATCATCGAACTGGGCGGCACTCCAGATGGTCAAACATTGCCCAAAGCGGCCGACTGTCCCAAGTGCCAATCCCTATTTTATCCCGTCGATGAGACGAGGTCGTGTGAGGACGCCGGAATACCGGAGCACTTCTGCACCTGTGTGCCTTACAAAAGACTGGATACGCAATGGGCGAAGAGCATTGCCCCCAAGGTGATCGGTCGGATCAACGAGTATCTGGCCGGCAGGAATCTGAGTGAGATTTGCTCGGAACTCACGCTCAGCTATATTCACTTGACAGAGATGAAAGTCGAGCTAGACCAGAACTTCCACGACGATGTGCCCCGTGTGGAGGTGGGCACCTATCGCACCATGTTCAAGGTGAAGCAGAACTCCGCCGACTTTCGAGCCACCGTTGTCTTCAATAATGTTACAGATTCCGTGGAGGTGGATGTACCTACCATTAGTCGGTTGGACAGCTATGAAGATGATTCCACGTGTGTAAAAGATAAAACCGACAAGATGTATTGCATTTGCACTTGTGATATCAAAGATGACTAA
- the LOC6729944 gene encoding uncharacterized protein LOC6729944 gives MEVKQLLLIVVIGLGLVLLSHADCPLSRAMIEGTNRIFTNRNAAGQYELKRLQRVRTNEVLHMICQPNDIVQTTCQRTHNNFSRPFPMRCQRPLAASATAVTDTSCPATMYSVGYTINNRRLELYRACYDRNGVRARFTTHSVYHKTFFPQRPCADFSRDGVLSEADTQSFLPRSIYRAFRTIFGNNQRYIPNERDVIINRGHLTPSGDYLYGDQMCATFKYVNVAPMFKSINDRNWETIERWIRTRISAGGSLRIKTGTNGDLHLPDNRGRQRRIILGAGTKNIMPLWLYKVVRTSSNAPHSVFITLNNIFARTRPPAPAFCTSITCPMALESVAAAGWTYCCNATTFAL, from the exons ATGGAAGTGAAACAACTGCTCCTAATCGTAGTCATCGGACTGGGATTGG TGCTCCTGTCCCATGCGGACTGCCCGCTCTCCAGGGCAATGATCGAGGGCACCAATAGGATCTTTACGAACCGCAATGCCGCCGGCCAGTACGAACTGAAGCGTCTGCAGAGGGTCCGCACCAACGAGGTGCTCCACATGATCTGCCAGCCTAACGACATTGTCCAGACGACCTGTCAGCGGACGCACAACAACTTCAGCAGGCCATTCCCAATGCGCTGCCAAAGACCACTGGCTGCCTCGGCCACGGCAGTTACGGATACCTCCTGTCCAGCTACCATGTACTCCGTGGGCTATACCATCAACAATCGGCGTTTGGAGCTCTACCGCGCCTGCTACGATCGCAATGGAGTTCGGGCCAGGTTTACTACCCACTCCGTGTACCACAAGACCTTCT TTCCTCAACGACCATGTGCGGATTTCTCCAGGGACGGCGTGCTCAGCGAGGCCGATACCCAAAGCTTCCTGCCTCGCAGCATTTACCGTGCATTCCGCACCATCTTCGGCAATAACCAGAGGTATATTCCCAACGAACGCGATGTGATCATCAATCGGGGACATCTGACCCCATCGGGAGACTACCTCTATGGAGACCAGATGTGCGCCACATTCAAGTACGTCAATGTGGCACCCATGTTCAAGAGCATCAACGATCGCAATTGGGAGACCATCGAGCGGTGGATTCGAACTCGCATAAGTGCCGGCGGATCGCTGAGGATCAAGACCGGGACTAATGGCGATCTGCACCTTCCTGACAATCGGGGACGCCAGCGTCGCATTATCCTGGGCGCCGGCACCAAGAACATAATGCCCCTGTGGCTCTACAAGGTGGTCCGCACCTCCTCCAATGCACCGCACAGTGTTTTTATCACGCTGAACAACATCTTCGCCAGAACCCGACCTCCGGCTCCAGCTTTCTGCACCAGCATCACCTGCCCCATGGCCCTGGAGAGTGTGGCAGCTGCTGGATGGACTTACTGTTGCAATGCCACCACTTTCGCCCTTTAA
- the LOC6729945 gene encoding uncharacterized protein LOC6729945, whose translation MLRILLLLLAFCALAHGQCRFTRAQVEGTNRIFMVRGRNRQLSLKRTASSAVGETLQMWCNSRDIVATTCQAGRVPAFRPPLPMTCRAAPAAITTPVQDRSCPATMYRVGYNVGNNQFLELYRACFDTRAVRAIFVEHRVYGKPFYITRPCVQFSSDGVISGADEASYTVRNIHGTFRRLFGNNQNYIPNNRDVIINRGHLAASADFFFGDQLCATFKYVNAVPQFKSINDGNWETIERFVRNSVTGNNFVNVRTGARGVLSLPSASGPKNVFLSGNRNPVPQWMYKIVRNANNQPIVAFLTLNNIYARQRPAAPNFCQPVNCPVALANTAQAGFSFCCNPATFRP comes from the exons ATGTTGCGAATTCTACTTCTGCTACTGGCATTCTGTGCCTTGg CACATGGACAGTGCCGATTCACCAGGGCTCAAGTGGAAGGGACCAATCGCATCTTTATGGTGCGTGGTCGGAACCGCCAGCTGTCCCTGAAGCGAACTGCCAGTTCGGCGGTTGGAGAAACCCTGCAGATGTGGTGCAATTCCCGGGACATAGTGGCCACCACCTGCCAGGCGGGAAGGGTTCCAGCCTTCCGACCACCCCTGCCCATGACCTGCCGCGCTGCTCCGGCGGCCATCACCACACCGGTCCAGGATCGCAGCTGTCCGGCCACCATGTACCGGGTGGGCTACAACGTGGGCAACAACCAGTTCCTGGAGCTCTATCGCGCCTGCTTCGATACCAGAGCTGTGAGGGCTATCTTCGTGGAACACCGGGTGTATGGAAAGCCCTTCT ATATCACCCGACCCTGTGTCCAGTTCAGTTCTGATGGAGTGATCAGTGGCGCGGATGAGGCTAGCTATACGGTCCGAAATATCCACGGCACCTTTAGGAGGCTGTTTGGCAACAACCAGAACTATATACCGAACAACCGCGATGTGATCATCAATCGCGGACATCTGGCCGCCTCGGCTGACTTCTTCTTTGGTGACCAATTGTGCGCCACCTTCAAGTATGTGAATGCAGTGCCGCAGTTCAAGAGCATCAACGATGGCAACTGGGAGACCATCGAGCGATTCGTTCGCAATTCGGTGACCGGAAACAACTTTGTGAATGTGCGCACCGGGGCCAGGGGTGTACTCTCGCTGCCATCGGCCAGTGGACCCAAGAATGTCTTCCTAAGTGGCAACAGGAACCCGGTGCCCCAGTGGATGTACAAGATAGTGCGGAACGCCAACAACCAGCCCATCGTGGCCTTCCTCACCCTGAACAACATCTACGCCCGTCAACGTCCAGCTGCTCCCAACTTTTGTCAGCCCGTGAATTGCCCAGTGGCATTGGCCAACACGGCACAGGCTGGCTTTTCGTTCTGCTGCAACCCCGCCACTTTCAGGCCCTAA
- the LOC6729946 gene encoding uncharacterized protein LOC6729946: MPRRVLETYGFEPAKQPCLRKSKLEPKGKCGAAIKKQPKEQPVEQKNPLHFLHQNTDGQLVVHWTRISGSTQSPIKLLPPW, encoded by the exons ATGCCCCGTCGGGTACTGGAAACCTACGGATTTGAACCAGCCAAGCAGCCATGTCTTC GCAAGTCAAAATTGGAACCCAAAGGTAAATGCGGCGCTGCCATCAAGAAACAGCCGAAGGAGCAACCTGTTGAGCAGAAGAACCCGCTGCACTTCCTCCACCAGAATACAGATGGGCAACTCGTCGTGCATTGGACTCGTATTAGTGGAAGTACTCAGTCTCCAATCAAGTTGTTGCCTCCTTGGTAG